In one window of Niallia sp. Man26 DNA:
- a CDS encoding DUF4240 domain-containing protein, which translates to MEQKDLWSLIELSKSGDDQAEWIIEELAQKKIEEVIDFECHFQSLMNSSYQSRLWGAAYVLMGGCSDDAFDYFRGWLIGQGEEVFNKVLKDPEFLAEYISEDNLDEEGFPQNEELLSAGLDTYSLIKTGDTEWNDNIYDEFLEALDQKGLQPAKEIEFDWEEEDLEGLFPILWKRFGEDPLG; encoded by the coding sequence GTGGAACAGAAGGACTTGTGGAGCTTAATAGAATTGTCTAAATCAGGTGATGATCAAGCAGAATGGATAATTGAGGAACTAGCTCAGAAAAAAATAGAGGAAGTGATAGATTTTGAATGTCATTTCCAATCACTGATGAATAGCAGTTATCAATCTCGCCTATGGGGAGCGGCATATGTATTAATGGGCGGATGTTCTGACGATGCTTTTGATTATTTTCGAGGATGGCTGATTGGACAAGGAGAGGAAGTGTTCAATAAAGTATTGAAAGACCCTGAGTTTCTAGCAGAGTATATCAGCGAAGATAATCTTGACGAAGAAGGTTTCCCTCAAAATGAAGAATTGCTTTCTGCTGGCTTAGATACTTATAGTCTCATTAAAACAGGTGATACAGAATGGAATGATAATATTTATGATGAGTTTCTAGAAGCACTTGATCAGAAGGGCTTACAGCCTGCAAAAGAAATAGAGTTTGATTGGGAAGAAGAAGATTTAGAGGGTTTATTTCCAATACTATGGAAAAGGTTTGGAGAAGATCCTCTTGGATGA
- a CDS encoding DUF3221 domain-containing protein, with the protein MKKRRKLFFIIAAAILGLIAIGVLLFFTVTPIYHGTVLEVQQNNQQDRHPSIWVKEYSPDDTTNKTKRELRKMYEYQGIVFDMPAYIPDKVIKNLSQGQEVKIYYSGIVEASAPGGGEAYWVTIVDE; encoded by the coding sequence TTGAAAAAACGAAGAAAACTTTTTTTTATCATTGCAGCAGCGATATTAGGACTAATAGCAATAGGTGTTTTGCTATTTTTCACTGTCACCCCGATTTATCATGGTACCGTTTTAGAAGTTCAGCAAAATAATCAGCAAGATAGGCACCCTTCCATATGGGTTAAGGAATATTCCCCTGATGACACCACAAATAAAACGAAAAGAGAATTAAGGAAGATGTATGAATACCAAGGGATTGTTTTTGATATGCCAGCCTATATTCCTGATAAAGTAATAAAAAATCTATCTCAAGGTCAAGAAGTGAAAATTTACTATAGTGGGATAGTTGAAGCTTCTGCTCCTGGCGGTGGTGAAGCTTATTGGGTAACCATTGTAGATGAATAG
- a CDS encoding PhzF family phenazine biosynthesis protein, which translates to MKCYFVDAFAEKVFEGNPAAVCILEKWPSDNLMQLIAKENNLSETAFAVKTGDKYHLRWFTPGGEIDLCGHATLATAFVLANFYTKEAKQWIFQTLSGDLTVLKKGELFEMDFPSRMPAKIDISNNIINALGVTPVAAYLARDLMLVLEDENNVLQATPNFTALKEIEDGVGVILTAKSNQFDFVSRAFFPKLNVNEDPVCGSAHCQLIPYWSEKLNKTEMVARHLSERGGTLYCKLDGERVRISGYAVLYSVAELQLEADY; encoded by the coding sequence ATGAAATGTTATTTTGTCGATGCTTTTGCTGAAAAAGTATTTGAAGGAAATCCAGCTGCTGTGTGTATTTTAGAGAAATGGCCTTCTGATAATCTCATGCAGTTAATTGCCAAAGAAAATAATTTATCAGAAACTGCTTTTGCTGTAAAAACCGGTGATAAATATCATTTAAGATGGTTCACACCAGGAGGAGAAATTGATTTGTGCGGCCATGCTACCCTTGCGACAGCTTTCGTTTTAGCCAATTTTTATACGAAAGAAGCAAAACAATGGATATTCCAAACACTAAGCGGTGATTTAACTGTATTAAAAAAAGGAGAATTATTTGAAATGGATTTTCCAAGCAGGATGCCAGCTAAAATAGACATCTCTAATAATATAATAAACGCACTAGGCGTTACTCCTGTTGCAGCCTATTTAGCGAGAGATCTTATGTTAGTTTTGGAAGATGAAAATAATGTGCTTCAAGCAACTCCTAATTTCACTGCACTGAAGGAAATAGAAGACGGAGTCGGTGTCATCTTAACAGCTAAAAGCAATCAGTTTGATTTTGTCTCAAGAGCTTTTTTCCCGAAATTAAATGTTAACGAAGATCCTGTGTGCGGCTCTGCACATTGCCAGCTTATTCCCTACTGGTCAGAAAAATTAAACAAAACAGAAATGGTAGCAAGACATCTATCTGAGCGGGGCGGAACTTTATATTGCAAGCTGGATGGTGAGAGAGTCAGAATCAGCGGCTATGCTGTACTCTATTCTGTTGCAGAATTGCAATTAGAAGCAGACTATTAA
- a CDS encoding aminoglycoside phosphotransferase family protein produces the protein MQPIKTTEIPAAITDYLKNIKSIKFPRQGCTSDVGIIESTQGTYALKRAKGDLYCSWLDKEIVVLNCLSNQTTLPVPKVIKYVKQAKLNECWALLEFIEGETVRAALSKEENKEQRLKILVNFGAILAQIHATPCPGELRNTHWLSRMLEEADFFLENYQVDGSKELLEKMKKTKPTSYVSTLIHGDFTIDNVLVSAGEITGVIDWGRGDFGDPRYDAALAVQPRTNIFDERVDKELFFKGYGDNIIDKNIYDFYVNGLYEFF, from the coding sequence ATGCAGCCTATCAAAACTACGGAAATTCCAGCTGCTATAACAGATTATCTTAAAAATATTAAATCAATTAAGTTTCCTCGGCAGGGATGCACCTCAGATGTTGGAATAATTGAAAGTACACAAGGAACTTATGCGCTAAAAAGGGCAAAGGGTGACCTATATTGCTCATGGCTGGACAAAGAAATAGTTGTTTTAAACTGCTTAAGTAATCAGACAACATTACCTGTTCCAAAAGTGATAAAGTATGTAAAACAAGCCAAGCTAAATGAATGCTGGGCTCTTCTTGAATTTATAGAGGGAGAAACAGTGAGAGCGGCTTTATCGAAAGAAGAAAATAAGGAGCAGAGGCTAAAAATATTGGTTAATTTTGGCGCAATTTTAGCTCAGATTCATGCCACTCCATGTCCTGGTGAACTAAGGAACACGCATTGGCTAAGCCGCATGCTAGAGGAGGCGGATTTCTTCCTAGAAAATTATCAGGTGGATGGAAGTAAGGAGTTATTAGAAAAAATGAAGAAAACGAAACCTACAAGCTATGTATCAACGCTCATTCATGGAGATTTTACGATTGATAATGTATTAGTGTCTGCTGGCGAAATAACTGGTGTCATTGATTGGGGACGCGGGGATTTTGGCGATCCAAGATATGATGCAGCCTTAGCTGTACAGCCAAGAACCAATATTTTTGATGAAAGAGTAGATAAAGAACTATTTTTTAAAGGATATGGAGATAATATTATAGATAAAAATATTTACGATTTTTATGTAAATGGATTGTATGAATTTTTTTAA
- a CDS encoding DUF3231 family protein, with protein MEVNHDRIKLTAAELSYLWATFLADSMSICVFKYFLKHIEDEDIKSIIIHAKKLSEEHVEFIRQIYSMEKIQIPQGFTEEDVNLNVKRLFSDTFYLVYLRNMSKGGLATHGRVLQNTYRQDIRTFFTACLTETIEIDNKITSLLLEKGIAVRPPVIPYPEKLEFVHKQAFILEGFGRRRVLSGTEVTNLFANVQTNHTGICLAMAFSQVTKNEKVRKYFLRGKEIAIKHVKVLDSYLEMASLPTPMSAVHEITESMEAPFSDKLMMFHFSLMVYAGIGNYGISISESQRSDLVADYLRLIGEVLKLSEDGSNIMIDHEWLEQPPVSADRN; from the coding sequence ATGGAAGTAAATCACGACCGAATTAAATTAACTGCTGCAGAATTGTCCTACTTATGGGCTACCTTCCTTGCAGATAGTATGTCTATTTGTGTTTTTAAGTATTTTCTTAAACATATCGAAGATGAAGATATTAAATCAATTATTATTCATGCAAAGAAGCTCTCAGAAGAACATGTTGAATTTATTAGACAGATATATTCAATGGAAAAAATTCAAATACCCCAAGGATTTACTGAGGAAGATGTCAATTTAAATGTTAAGCGCTTGTTTTCAGATACTTTTTACTTAGTTTATCTTAGAAATATGTCTAAAGGCGGGCTAGCTACACATGGAAGAGTATTGCAGAACACTTACCGTCAAGATATACGTACTTTTTTTACCGCTTGCCTAACTGAGACAATTGAAATTGATAATAAAATAACTAGCCTGTTATTAGAAAAAGGAATAGCAGTTCGTCCACCTGTTATTCCATATCCCGAAAAATTAGAGTTCGTACATAAGCAAGCCTTTATTTTAGAAGGTTTTGGCAGAAGGAGGGTACTATCTGGCACCGAGGTAACCAATCTGTTTGCTAATGTCCAAACAAATCATACAGGAATATGCTTAGCGATGGCTTTTAGCCAAGTTACAAAAAATGAAAAGGTTCGTAAATATTTTTTAAGAGGGAAAGAAATTGCTATCAAGCATGTGAAGGTATTAGACAGTTATTTAGAAATGGCTTCACTGCCGACTCCCATGTCTGCTGTTCACGAAATAACAGAATCAATGGAAGCACCTTTTTCGGATAAACTCATGATGTTCCACTTTAGTTTGATGGTTTATGCTGGGATTGGCAACTATGGAATATCTATTTCTGAAAGTCAGAGAAGCGATTTAGTTGCGGATTATCTGCGTTTAATTGGGGAAGTGTTGAAGCTCTCTGAAGACGGTTCAAATATCATGATTGATCATGAGTGGTTAGAACAGCCGCCAGTGTCAGCCGACAGAAATTAA